A region from the Cryptococcus decagattii chromosome 5, complete sequence genome encodes:
- a CDS encoding glycerol-3-phosphate dehydrogenase (NAD(+)), which produces MGKEKVAIVGSGNWGSAIARLAGMNTKKHPDIFDDSRVSVWVYEEEFEGKKLTEVINSEHENRKYLPGVKLEDNVVAIPDLKEAVKDATALIFVTPHQFLGKALDTLEGNVRKDAKAITLIKGVDVHGDDIHIFADVIEQRLGIPCSALSGANIANEVARDTFSETTIGYRNKEDGELWLKLFQTPKFKVQLIDDVAGVSLCGALKNIVAVAAGFVDGLGYGSNSKAAIMRIGLLEMKLFCQEFFTDVKEESFLQESAGVSDVITSCLAGRNYKVAAAFVGANKSFDQLESEMLNGQKLQGIHTAKDVHNFLNAKNRSRAYPLFDKVYQIAWEGVPVEQLTEGL; this is translated from the exons ATgggcaaggaaaaggttGCTATCGTCGGCTCCGGCAACTG GGGTTCTGCTATCGCTCGGCTTGCTGGTATGAACACTAAAAAGCATCCTGACATCTTTGACGATTCTCGCGTCTCTGTTTGGGTGTATGAGGAGGAG TTTGAGGGCAAGAAGCTTACTGAGGTTATCAACTCTGAGCACGAAAACAGAAAGTACCTCCCCGGCGTTAAGCTCGAGGACAATGTCGTAGCTATCCCTGACTTGAAAGAGGCCGTCAAGGACGCTACAGCTTTGATCTTTGTCACTCCTCACCAAT TCCTCGGAAAGGCTTTAGACACTTTGGAGGGTAACGTTCGGAAGGATGCTAAGGCTATCACTCTTATCAAG GGTGTCGATGTTCATGGCGATGATATCCACATCTTTGCTGATGTTATCGAGCAACGTCTAGGTATCCCCTGCTCTGCCTTGAGTGGAGCCAACATTGCCAATGAAGTTGCTAGGGATACTTTCTCCGAGACTACGATCGGTTATCGAAacaaggaagatggagagttATGGTTGAAGCTTTTCC AAACTCCCAAGTTCAAGGTTCAGCTCATTGACGAT GTTGCTGGTGTCAGTCTTTGCGGTGCTCTCAAGAACATTGTCGCGGTCGCCGCTGGCTTTGTCGACGGTCTCGGCTACGGTAGTAACTCCAAGG CTGCCATCATGCGTATTGGTCTCCTTGAGATGAAGCTCTTTTGCCAGGAATTCTTTACAGACGTCAAAGAGGAGAGTTTCTTGCAGGAGAGTGCGGGTGTCAGTGATGTGATCACTTCTTGTCTTGCTGGAAGAAACTACAAGGTTGCAGCGGCGTTTGTAGGGGCCAACAAG TCATTTGATCAACTCGAGTCAGAGATGTTGAACGGACAAA AGCTCCAAGGTATCCACACT GCCAAGGATGTGCACAACTTCCTCAACGCCAAGAACCGATCTCGAGCTTACCCCCTGTTCGACAAGGTCTACCAGATTGCCTGGGAAGGTGTGCCTGTTGAGCAACTCACTGAAGGGCTTTAA
- a CDS encoding 40S ribosomal protein S3, translating to MSASQIISKRRKFVADGVFQAELNDFFTRELAEEGYAGCEVRVTHARTEIIIRATHTQEVLGDKGRRIRELKALIEKRFKFPENALELYAEKVQYRGLSATAQAESLRYKLLGGLAMRRACYGVLRFVMESGAKGCEVVVSGKLRAARAKSMKFTEGFMVHSGQPARDFIDYAVRHVLLRQGVLGIKVKIMKPSDPAGRQGPAKNLPDDVQIAEPKAEGVIEIRSDHKNPPVQAIPPAAAPAPEAQAAEAQY from the exons ATGTCTGCCTCTCAAATCATTAGCAAGCGCAGAAAGTTCGTCGCCGACGGTGTTTTCCAGGCCGAGCTCAACGATTTCTTCACCCGAGAGCTCGCTGAGGAGGGTTACGCCGGCTGTGAGGTCCGTGTTACCCACGCCCGTACCGAGATCATCATCAGGGCTACCCACACCCAGGAGGTCCTCGGTGACAAGGGTCGACGAATTAGGGAGCTCAAGGCTTTGATCGAGAAGAGGTTCAAGTTCCCCGAGAACGCTCTTGAGCTCTACGCTGAGAAGGTCCAGTACCGAGGTCTCTCCGCCACTGCCCAGGCCGAGTCCCTCAGGTACAAGCTCCTCGGTGGTCTTGCTATGCGACG AGCCTGTTACGGTGTCCTCCGATTCGTCATGGAGTCTGGTGCTAAGGGTTGTGAGGTTGTCGTTTCCGGCAAGCTCCGTGCTGCTCGTGCCAAGTCTATGAAGTTCACTGAGGGCTTCATGGTCCACTCTGGTCAACCCGCTCGTGACTTCATTGACTACGCCGTTCGACACGTTCTCCTCCGACAGGGTGTCCTCGGTATCAAGGTCAAGAT TATGAAGCCTTCCGACCCCGCCGGCCGACAGGGTCCCGCCAAGAACCTCCCCGACGATGTCCAGATCGCCGA GCCCAAGGCCGAGGGTGTCATCGAGATCCGATCCGACCACAAGAACCCCCCTGTCCAGGCTATCCCCCCTGCCGCCGCTCCCGCTCCCGAGGCTCAGGCCGCCGAGGCTCAGTACTAG
- a CDS encoding chlorophyll synthesis pathway protein BchC, whose translation MSTELNPDNTSFVLHGVEDVRFDQRPIPEIHNDQVLVKVVKTGICGSDVHYLQHGRIGSFVLEEPMCLGHESSGVVVKLGPNVREDLGVKVGTRVAMEPGVCCRSCTNCKAGLYELCPYMSFAATPPTIFGTLCRYYVLPADLVHPLPESVSFEDGAMMEPLSVGVHSVATLGRCKSDQTVIVFGAGPVGLLCMAVARALGARRVIAVDINKERLDFAKSYAATDICIPGSKKDDEDGEAYTTRVAGELRQQLGIPERGKGAIDLAIEASGAPTCVQIGLAVLKPAGTYVQVGMGAKMTVPVPLFHIISKQLHVVGSFRYGSGDYPLAISLVERGLINLKPLVTQRFKFEDAKEAFEATKAGKDKDGKGVIKCIINGPE comes from the exons ATGTCTACCGAACTCAACCCAGACAACACCAGTTTTGTCCTCCACGGTGTCGAAGACGTCAGATTCGACCAG CGTCCCATCCCCGAGATTCACAATGACCAAGTCCTCGTCAAGGTCGTCAAGACCGGCATCTGTGGCTCTGATGTGCACTACCTTCAGCATGGCCGTATTGGCTCTTTTGTCCTCGAGGAGCCCATGTGTTTGGGCCACGAGTCCTCTGGTGTGGTCGTGAAGCTCGGTCCTAATGTGAGAGAGGACCTAGGTGTCAAGGTCGGTACCAGGGTGGCTATGGAGCCTGGTGTTTGCTGTAGGTCTTGTACCAACTGTAAAGCGGGCTTATACGAG CTCTGTCCTTATATGAGCTTTGCCGCTACACCACCTACCATCTTTGGTACACTCTGCCGATACTATGTGCTCCCGGCTGACCTCGTCCACCCTCTTCCCGAATCTGTTTCCTTTGAAGATGGTGCTATGATGGAACCCCTGTCGGTCGGTGTTCACTCTGTTGCCACCTTGGGACGTTGCAAGTCTGACCAGACCGTTATTGTCTTTGGTGCTGGACCTGTTGGGCTGTTGTGTATGGCTGTTGCCAGGGCTCTGGGAGCGAGGAGAGTTATTGCCGTGGATATCAACAAGGAAAGACTAGACTTCGCCAAGAGCTATGCTGCCACTGATATCTGCATCCCT GGTTCTaaaaaggatgatgaagatggagaagcGTACACCACCCGAGTAGCAGGTGAACTTCGTCAGCAGCTCGGCATTCCCGAGCGAGGAAAGGGTGCCATCGATCTCGCCATCGAAGCTTCCGGTGCACCTACTTGTGTTCAAATCGGTTTGGCGGTATTAAAACCCGC CGGTACTTACGTCCAAGTTGGTATGGGTGCCAAGATGACCGTCCCCGttcccctcttccacatcatctCCAAGCAACTCCACGTCGTTGGTTCCTTCCGCTATGGTTCTGGCGACTACCCTTTGGCTATTTCGCTCGTTGAAAGGGGGCTGATCAACTTGAAGCCCTTGGTCACCCAGAGGTTCAAGTTTGAAGACGCCAAAGAAGCATTTGAGGCCACAAAGGCTGGAAAGGacaaggatggaaagggtGTGATCAAGTGTATCATCAATGGACCGGagtaa